The following is a genomic window from Nitrospira sp..
CGACACGTTGGGGCGGCCGATCATTGAGGCGAGTCTCTGGACGACATGAGGCAGGGTCGGCAATTCGCCGACCTGTTCGATCCGGCGCTGGAGATCGACCTTGGCGGGAGGGTTCATGATGACGGCGTCTCGGACGGCCGGTCGCCGACCCCTTGGCTGTTCCGCAGGTGGAAACGGATCGCTTCCAAGATGAGGCGTTGGCGCGGATCGTCGTTCACCAGGCGAAAACGGTGATCGAGTTCCGCTTCCAGTTCGGCGAGGGTCTTGCCGCTCGCGTCGCCCGCCTCTCCCTCGACGAAGACGGAGGCCGTTCCCAGGTGCTGCAATCGCGAGAGGGTCGCCTCATCCAGTTCGGCGCCGGCAGCAAGGACCACAAGCCCGGCTGTGTTGATGATAGGTTTGGCGAGGACCATGCCGGGCGTGAGTTCTTCAAGCACCACTCGTCGCATGGGGCCTTCTCATTTCCGCGTGAAAGGTCCGAGGCGGCCTGTCGGATCGGCTCCATGGCCGCCGAGGCCTGTGCCGACCTGAAAAAGAGTAGGGGCGTTCGGTTGATCTCTATCGGCGGAAACGAGGCCGATCTTGAGCGGAGCGGATGGAACTACGCCGGACGGAAGGAGGCGTAATGGTCCACGGGATACAGGTGTGACTTGACAGGGCCTGGGACATTCCACAGAATCGTGTCCGTCATCAGGAGCCGGCGAATCGATGGGGCGATCAATGCGCATGGAGAGCGGCAAAGACCTGAAGCGAGGGGTATTGTCCGCGTCACCCATTCCCACTCAAGTCGTGTCGAACGAAGAGTTCTCTCCGCATCCTCAGACAGAAGAACAGGCCCTGGTCGACCATCTGGTCCGCGAAGTCGCCGATCGGGCTGCCGCTTCCTTGGGAATGACGCGACGCGATTTTCTTCGCACGACCGGTGGGATGGCCGCGGCGTTCCTGGCCATGAACAGCGTGTTCGGCACATTCTTCGACGTGCTGGAGGTCGAGACGGTTGAAGCGGCGGCGTTTACCGAGCGCACCGGCGAGCCCCCGTTCATCTTCGATGTACAAACGCATTATGTCGGGACCCACTATGATGCGGCCGGCACCGAGGAGCGGCGCAAGGGGGCGGTCACGAAACAGGCCCTGTTGTCGTTGCGCCGGCGGATACGGGATGCGGGACTGAATCCTAAACTTTCCGCCGACCGCGGTACGATCGACGATCTGTCCTGGCGCAACTTCATCAAAGAAGTATTCCTGGACAGCGAGACCTCCATGGGATTGATCAGCACCCCGCCGGGACCCTACCCCCAGGAGGCCGTCGTGCCCCCGAAGGAAATGGCTCACATCCGTGATGAAGTCAACCGCCTGGCCGGCTCGCAGCGGATGCTGGCGCACGGCTTGGCGACGCCGCAACTGGGTCTCAAGGATTTGGAGTTCATGGCAATGCAGGCTGAAACGCTCAAGGTGGATGCCTGGAAGTGTTACACGGGCTCCTGTCCGGTCGGGTTCGACCATGGCTGGTGGATGGATGACGAGACGATCGCCTATCCCATGCTGGAGCAGGCCCGGAAGCTCCACATCCCGCGTGTCTGTGTGCATAAGGGCCTTCCGCTCGGCCCGGTTCCCGAGTACAACCATCCGCGCGATCTCATCAAGGCCGCCAAGGACTTTCCCGATCTGCAATTTTTGGTCTACCACTCCGGCCTGCTGACCTCGGCCTCGATCGATGAGACCTTTGCGAAGACCGGGGCCATTCCTTGGACGACGGAGTTTTGCCGGATGAAACAGGCTGAGCCGTCCATTCAGAACATCCACATGGAGTTGGGCTCCACGTTCGGCCAGCTCGTGACGACCCATCCGGCGGTCTGCGCCCACCTGCTCGGGCAGATCATCGAGGCCTTTGGGGTGGACCATGTGTTGTGGGGGACCGATTCGATTTGGTCCGGCACGCCGCAGTGGCAAATCGAGGCCTTTCGCCGCTTTACCATCCCGGCCGAACTCATCGAGCGCTATCGGTATCACCCGCTGACGCGCGAGGTGAAGGAGAAAGTCTTCGGGTTGAACGCGGCGAAACTCTTCGGGGTCGATGTGGGTGCGACACGAAACGCCGTGCCGTCCGATTACCTGGGGCGCATTCGGATGAGTTATCGGGAAGAAGGCCCGGAACCGAGTCATCGTCTGTACGGATGGGTGGCTCCGTGATGCTTCTCACGCCTCACCCTTTACGAGAGTCGCACAAAGGAGCATGGAATGAAGAGCGAGATTCTCTACCCCGGCGCGTTCCCGATGGTGCGCGTCTATTTGAACGACGGTGAAACGGTCAAGGCCGAGTCCGGCGCGATGGTGGCGGCTTCGCCGACCATCGACATCGAAAGCAAGATGGAGGGCGGCTTTTTGGGCGCCCTGTCGCGCAAGATGTTGAGCGGCGAGAAGTTTTTCTTTCAAACGCTGCGGGCCGGCCGGGGCGCGGGAGAGGTGCTGTTGGCACCGACGGTGCCGGGCGAAATCGTCGTGATGGATCTGGACGGCGTCAACGAATACATGGTGCAGAAGGACGGATTCCTGGCCGGGGCGGAGGGCGTGAAGATCGAGAGTAAGATGCAGAGCTTCACACGCGGCCTGCTGGGCGGAGAGGGATTTTTCATTTTGAAGATCAGCGGAACCGGGCAGCTCATTCTCAACAGTTTCGGCGCGGTGCACAAAATCGAGCTCGATCCGGACGAGGAATACATCGTCGATAACAGCCACCTGGTCGCCTGGACCGCCACCACGACGTATAACATCGAGAAGGCGTCGTCCGGCTGGATCGCCAGCCTTACGTCCGGCGAAGGGCTCGTCTGCCGTTTCCGCGGGCCCGGTGTCGTCTATATTCAGAGCCGCAATCCGGGAAGTTTTGGGGCGTGGATTCGTCAATTCATCCCCGTCTCCGAGTAGCGGGTGCTGAAAACGCCTGCCAACTTTGTTCTCGGCTCGAAAAAATCCTCAACGTACCCCGGAGGGTACGCCTCCGGTTTTTTCTCGCCTGCGGCCTCGTTGGCCGCCGTTTTGAACACCCGCGCGAGGAAACTTCAATACAGATGACTCTCACTCCTAACGCTCTCTGTTTCGGTGACGGTCTGCCGGCGGCAGGGGCGCCTTGTGTCGTCACGCTGTCGGCCGAGGGGGTCAGCATGCGTTCGCCGGATGGGGCAGGGGGCGCGGATGAAACCGTGGCATTTTCCGCCCTGTCGGTGGCTGCAGGTGGGTTGGACCATGATCAGCTTGTGTTGTCCTGGGGAAGCGGCCTGTCGGCCCGCACACTCTATCTGAAAGATCCTGCGTTGATCGTCGCGTTCCGTCGCACCGCCCCGCTTGAATTGACGGCGCATTTGGAACGGGCGGCAGAACAGGTCCGGCGCGCGCGTCACGGCCATCGCTTGTGGTGGGGCGGTGCCGTGGGGCTCGTGGTCGCCTTCGGCCTGTTGCTCTGGCTTGGGTCGGACGTGATCGTCGAATGGGCGGTCGCCAGGATTCCCATCGAGTGGGAACAGAAACTCGGCGAGACGGTCTACCGGGATTTCCTGTCCAAGGAAACGGTGCTCAAAACAGGGCCGGCGGTCGGTGCCGTGGAGGAAATGACGCAGCGCCTGACGGCCAAGATTCCCGACAATCCCTATCACTTCAAAGTTTCAGTGGTGCAGAGTCCGGTCGTCAACGCCTTTGCGTTGCCGGGAGGCTACGTCGTCGTTTTCACCGGCCTGCTCAAGAAGGCGGAGAGCGGCGAAGAAGTCGCCGGGGTCTTGAGTCATGAGCTGAACCATGTGCTGCAACGGCACGGCATGGAGCGCATGGTCAAGATGCTGGGGTTGGCGGCGGTGGTCAGCATCGTCGCAGGAGACCAGCAGGGCCTGATCGGGCTGGCGCGGCAGTTGGGTTTGGAACTTGCGACGTTGAAGTTCGGTCGAGCACAGGAAACGGAGGCGGATGTGACCGGCATCAAGCTTTTGTCCGACGCGCGCATCGCGCCAGACGGGATGATACGGTTCTTCGAACGCCTCTCGGACAGCGACAAGGGGCGCGTGGAGCTGTTCTCCTCGCATCCCATGAGCGCAGCCCGTGCGGAACGGCTGAAGGCGGAATTGGCGGCATTGCCTCAACGCAGCCCCGAGCCGTTCGGTTTCGAGTGGGCGGCGGTGCAGGAATCGCTGGCGGGGACCGAACCGAAACAATGAGGCGGGGTCGGAAGGATGCGCATCGAGGTGGTGTCGGATACGCATGGACTGTTCGATCGAGCGCTTCTCCGCCACTTTGCCGGGGTCGATCATATCCTGCACGCCGGAGACATCGGCAAGGGGGAGGTCATCGAGCAGTTGGAGCGGATCGCACCGGTGACGGCCGTCTCGGGCAACGTGGATGGATTCGAAGCAAGCGGTGTGCCGGTGGAGCAGGTGATCGAATTGGCGGGCCGGCGGATCGCCCTCTATCACCGTCTCTATGAAAAAGGAACACTGACGCGCGACGGCGCCGGATTGTTGGCGCGAACGAACCCAGTGATCTGTGTGTACGGGCACAGCCACCAGCCGAAGGCCGAATGGCGCGAAGGGGTGTTATTGTTCAATCCCGGTTCCGCTGGACCGAAGCGATTTCACCTTCCGCGTGCAGTCGGCCTGTTGTTGTTCCAGAATGAGACGATCGAACCGCGGCACATCCTGTTGAAAGACCGGGCGGAATGACCGGCGGGCTGGGTGTATTCGACTGGCACCGGAGCATGCCGCTTCATCGGAAGAAAGTTGACATTCTTACGTACTCTGAATATAGTGGCACCATCTTGAGCCGACATGCCTAAGAAATGTCCACAATTCCTCGCGACAATCCGTGTTTCTAGTCCGTTCAATCTCAACCACACAGGGAGGATGTCTGTATGAAACGTATCCTGATGTCATTGGGCATAGTTGCTTGTGCTGCGTCACTCTACGGATGTAGCGGTGTCGGGGGCTACTACCAACCGGCCGGTCTCTTCCCCACCGGATGGATTTTCCATGAAACCACCTCGGGAAGCATTCTCAATGATAATGGCGCGACTCCGACCAAGACCGGAAAGTCTTGCGGGACGGGCGTCCTGGGTATGGTGGCCACCGGCGATACCAGTGTGGAAGCAGCTATGAACAACGGCGGCATCAAGAAGGTCGTGTACACCGAGCAGTACATCAAGTCGATCCTGGGTGTGTACGTGGAAGTGTGCACCGTCGCCAAGGGGAACTAGTCTCGGAACGGAACCCCGTTCTCTTTTTGGAGAGGAAGGGAGGAGCGTGGATGGCGTCATTGCCATCCACGCTTTTTTTTTCGCGTCTAGGCTTTCGAAGCAGACACCACTATGATCGACGACGCGAGAGGCTGACCGGTCGTGAATGGGGATGAGATCTCGTTGCTTCATGAAACAGTGGACGTCCGGGGTGCGGAGATCGGTCAGGTTCCTCATTGCCGGTGCGTTGGTGGTGAGCCTGCACGGACATGGCCGAGTTCTGGGGCCATCGATTGCCGGCGCAGCGGACACGGCGGATGTCTATCTGAGCCTGTCGCTGGTGGGCGGAATTCCCGATAATCGGGGATTGAACCTTGGGGGGCAGGAGGCGAAGAAAGTCACGTTACACGACAGTCTGGGCGGTGGGCTGAAGCTCGGAGTGTTTCCTCAATTCACTCATCGGATCGTGGGTGTCGAGCTCGAGTACTTCGGCGCGACCGGCAGGCTGTCGGCGCTGACGGCCGGAAGCAACGGCGGGGCGGCCACCTCGGGGCTGACCGTGACGAACAGCATGACCAATCTCGTCGTGAGAAAGCCGGGAGGAGCCTTCCACCCCTACGTCGGATTCGGGATCGGCTATTCCTCCGGGATTCTCCATGGGGCCGATTTCCCGGGGCGGTCGAATAAAGATTTCGATTCGACCGCCGCATTCGCCTATCAAGTGATCGCGGGCCTCCAATATCATGTCAGCGGTCGGACGTTTCTGTTTTCCGAGTACAAGCGGCTGACCACCAATTTCCACTGGAGCGACGCCTCGCTGGATTACCGCGCGCAGTACGTACTTGTCGGGATCGGCTGGAGTTTCTAAGAGCGCGAAATTTTTCTCTACACGAATCCTGTGGTTCGCTATAATGCCGCAGGCCCCGGACGAACAACCGTCCGGGAGGAGTCATTCACTTGATGAACGGAGGAGGACTTATGCTGAGGAAACTATTCGTGGTCTTGGGCGCCGTGATGGTTGCGTCTCAGGCAGGGTTGGCTATGGCGGCCAATCCCGATACAGGACCGGGCTGCGGTCTCGGAAAACTGGCCTGGGCTGATTTCAAGAACCAGAAAAACATCGCACCGCAGGTCATGATGGCGACCACCAACGGTACCTTCGGCAGCAACACGTTCGGCATCAGCTCCGGGACCTCCGGCTGCACGAACGACGGACAGGTGTGGGCGGATCAAAAGACGACCATGTTCGCGCTGATGAACTTTGAGAACTTGACCCAGGAAATGGCTCAGGGCAAGGGCGAGCACCTGGCTTCTCTGGCTTCTCTGATGGGGATTCCGGACGACCGGCATGCGGCGTTCTTTGCGTTGACCCAGGAGCGTTACACGGCTCTGGTCCAGGCAGGAGAAACCTCATCGGTGGCCTTGGTGAAGGCCCTGAACGATGCGGTTGCCAAGAACCCTGTCCTCGCCCAAGTCGTCAGCCGCTGACCTTTCATGCCGGGGCTCCGGCCATCGGCCGGAGCCCTGTTCTTGCTTCTTCTTCCGATTGTGCACATTCTGCTCTTCCTGCTGGCCGGTCTTCTTGTGACCACCCCTGTCGAGGCTGAAGATTCGACCGTGCCCTACCTCCAGCAACTCATCGAGCAGACCCGTTCGGCTCGCCTCGCCGACCGGCGCGAATGGCATCTCCTGCTCCATTATCGCGCCAATCTGTTCGGAGGCTACACGAGCGAGCAGGACGACCCAGGGTTTTTCATGGCTCCGAACGGAAAGACCGATCCCCAAGCGGAACTCGATGCGACATTGACCCAATTTTTTTCTGCCGATCTTGTCGGTCGCTCCAAGCAATCGGCCCAATGTGCGTTCGTCGCGCGCTATGCGTGGCTCAAGGAGCAATTGAATTTCGATCCGACCAAGCTCACGCCCATTCGCTGCGAACGATTCGAGCGCTGGATCGAAGAGTTTCATGCCCGCTCCGTGACGCTGGTGTTTCCGGCGGCCTTCATGAACAACCCTGCCTCCATGTTCGGCCACACGTTGTTACGGATCGATCAGGAAGGACAGACGGCGCAAACCCGCATCCTGGCCTATACCATCAACTATGCGGCGGATGTTCCGCCTGAAGAGGGCGTCGCCTATCCCGTACGCGGTATCTTCGGCGGCTACCGAGGGTATTTTTCGACCATTCCCTACTACCTCAAGGTCCAGGAGTACCGCGATATCGAAAACCGCGACATCTGGGAATATCGGCTGAACTTCGGTCAGGCGCAGATCAGGCGCTTGCTCATGCACTCCTGGGAACTCGGGAATGCCTCCTTTGATTATTTTTTCTTCAAGGAGAATTGTTCCTACCACCTGTTGTCGTTGTTGGAATATGCGGACCCGTCGTTGCACCTGACAGACCAATTCCTGTTCTGGACCGTTCCCGCCGACACGGTTCGTCTGCTCGCGGCCCAGCCGGGACTCGTGAGTGATATCGCATTCCGACCCTCGCGGGTGACGCTCATCCGGCGCAAACGTGAACATCTGTCGGAACCGGAACTTGAGTTGGTTGAGCGGGTGGCGCGTGATCCGTCGGTCGGACAGTCGGCAGAGGTTCGGAGTTTGCCGTTGGCGCGCCAGGCCTTCCTGTTGGATGTGGCGTCCGACTATGTCCGGTATCAAGGCGAGCGCGACGAGGCGAAGGCGGCGGTCTTCCGGGACCGCAACCGGCAGATTCTGACGGCGCGGAGTCTCTTGCGGATTCCTTCCGAAGATCTCCTGGTGCTCCCCTTCGCTCAGCAACCGGAACTGGGCCACAAGACCTCACGCGCGAGTCTGGGGGGCGGCTGGCGCAACAACGACACCTTCGAAGAGATCACGATGCGGGCCGGGTACCATGACCTGCTCGATCCCGAGAGAGGCTATACGCCCGGCGCGCAAATCGAACTCGGTTCGATCAGTCTCCGGCACTATAATCGAGCCGATCAGAGCAGGATCGAACGGGTGACCTTGGCGAATGTCTTGTCGCTGTCGCCGATGGACAGCCTGTTTCATGCGCCGTCTTGGAAGGTGAACGTCGGGATGCAGACAATCACCCATGGGGGGTGCCGGCTGTGCAGCAATTGGGTGTTCAACGGCGGTATCGGTGTTGCGACCGAAACGCATCTGCTCCGCCGCGAGGTGCTCTTTGCGTTCGCGGAGGTGGAGGGAAACTACAGCCGAGCCTATGAGGAACGCCACCGTGTCGGCGGCGGGGCATCGGCGGGCTTCTATGTCGACCTCGCCGAGCGCTGGAGGCTGTTGGCCACGGCAAGCTATCTGCGGTATGCATTGGGCGATCGATCCGACGACGTTCGCTGGTCGGTGGGGCAACGATACACCCTCGCGCAGAATTGGGCGCTTCGTGTGGAATACAACCACCGTGACCACGACAACGACCTGTTGTTCACGGTGCAGGCGTTTTTCTGACCGGCAAGGATGCCATGAGCCTGCTCGATCAATTCTTCGTCTACCATCCCCATCCCTGGGAGGAGCGTGATTGGTCTGCCGTCAGCGGCCTGCCGTTGGAAGAGGTGTGGTTTCAAGCTGCCGACGGTACGAAGTTGTTCGGGTGGTATGCGGAGCGATCTGCGACCTCTGCGGTCCTGCTCTGGTGTCACGGCAATGCCGGCAATATGATCCATCGATTGGAGAATCTTCGCGAATTGTATCGGCTCGGGTTGTCGGTCTTTCTGTTCGACTATCGAGGGTATGGGAAGAGTCAGGGGCGGCCCTCGGAAGACGGGCTCTACCAGGATGCGCAGGGAGCCTATGATTACCTCACGTCGGTTCGCCGGATCAGGCCGGAACGGGTGGTGATCTTCGGCCGGTCGTTGGGTGGCGCCGTCGCCGGAGAACTGGCGACACAACGGCCTGCCGTGGGTCTGCTGCTGGAGTCCTGCTTCCCCTCGATCGAAGCGGTGGCGCGCCGGCACTACATGGGGTTGCCGCTGCATTGGTTGTTGGGCGCGGCCTTCAGATTGGAGGACCGGTTGCCGCACCTCTCTCTGCCCAAGCTGTTCATCCATGGAGATCGCGACGACATCATCCCGATCGAGTTGGGTCAGGAGGCCTTTGCCGCGGCGAAGGATCCGAAGGAATTTTATGTCGTGGTCGGAGCCGACCACAACAATGTGACTTCGGTGGGAGGGAGGGCCTACTTTACCAAATGGTCCGAATTCATCGCGTCCGTCCTCAGGCGGTAACGTCCGGCGCGAACCATGCGCCTTCTGCATTTTTTCTGTTCGCGATCATTTCTCTTGATAAGATGCATTGCGTATGGCGAGGCCGAGCCACCGCTCCTGGACCGGCGCGAGCCCAGGGGCCATCTGGCAGGATAATCGGCAGTTCTGATACAGTGCGTTCGTTAGTCGTCGCGTGCGATCACGGCGGCGGAATGTAGTGAGGGACCACGGGAGCAGGATAAGGAGGAATGGTGCATCGGACAGCTATGACTGTGAGACGGTTCGTCGGGGTTGTCTATATGGTTGCAGTGATGATGATGGTGGGATGTGCCGGAGGGCCATCTCGCACCACGATGAATTCCGAT
Proteins encoded in this region:
- a CDS encoding putative outermembrane protein; protein product: MPGLRPSAGALFLLLLPIVHILLFLLAGLLVTTPVEAEDSTVPYLQQLIEQTRSARLADRREWHLLLHYRANLFGGYTSEQDDPGFFMAPNGKTDPQAELDATLTQFFSADLVGRSKQSAQCAFVARYAWLKEQLNFDPTKLTPIRCERFERWIEEFHARSVTLVFPAAFMNNPASMFGHTLLRIDQEGQTAQTRILAYTINYAADVPPEEGVAYPVRGIFGGYRGYFSTIPYYLKVQEYRDIENRDIWEYRLNFGQAQIRRLLMHSWELGNASFDYFFFKENCSYHLLSLLEYADPSLHLTDQFLFWTVPADTVRLLAAQPGLVSDIAFRPSRVTLIRRKREHLSEPELELVERVARDPSVGQSAEVRSLPLARQAFLLDVASDYVRYQGERDEAKAAVFRDRNRQILTARSLLRIPSEDLLVLPFAQQPELGHKTSRASLGGGWRNNDTFEEITMRAGYHDLLDPERGYTPGAQIELGSISLRHYNRADQSRIERVTLANVLSLSPMDSLFHAPSWKVNVGMQTITHGGCRLCSNWVFNGGIGVATETHLLRREVLFAFAEVEGNYSRAYEERHRVGGGASAGFYVDLAERWRLLATASYLRYALGDRSDDVRWSVGQRYTLAQNWALRVEYNHRDHDNDLLFTVQAFF
- a CDS encoding Hydrolase, alpha/beta fold family — encoded protein: MSLLDQFFVYHPHPWEERDWSAVSGLPLEEVWFQAADGTKLFGWYAERSATSAVLLWCHGNAGNMIHRLENLRELYRLGLSVFLFDYRGYGKSQGRPSEDGLYQDAQGAYDYLTSVRRIRPERVVIFGRSLGGAVAGELATQRPAVGLLLESCFPSIEAVARRHYMGLPLHWLLGAAFRLEDRLPHLSLPKLFIHGDRDDIIPIELGQEAFAAAKDPKEFYVVVGADHNNVTSVGGRAYFTKWSEFIASVLRR
- a CDS encoding outermembrane protein yields the protein MLRKLFVVLGAVMVASQAGLAMAANPDTGPGCGLGKLAWADFKNQKNIAPQVMMATTNGTFGSNTFGISSGTSGCTNDGQVWADQKTTMFALMNFENLTQEMAQGKGEHLASLASLMGIPDDRHAAFFALTQERYTALVQAGETSSVALVKALNDAVAKNPVLAQVVSR
- a CDS encoding DUF124 domain-containing protein; translated protein: MKSEILYPGAFPMVRVYLNDGETVKAESGAMVAASPTIDIESKMEGGFLGALSRKMLSGEKFFFQTLRAGRGAGEVLLAPTVPGEIVVMDLDGVNEYMVQKDGFLAGAEGVKIESKMQSFTRGLLGGEGFFILKISGTGQLILNSFGAVHKIELDPDEEYIVDNSHLVAWTATTTYNIEKASSGWIASLTSGEGLVCRFRGPGVVYIQSRNPGSFGAWIRQFIPVSE